A stretch of the Phoenix dactylifera cultivar Barhee BC4 unplaced genomic scaffold, palm_55x_up_171113_PBpolish2nd_filt_p 000184F, whole genome shotgun sequence genome encodes the following:
- the LOC120105047 gene encoding uncharacterized protein Mb2253c-like, translating to MRFEFPASNNAAEYEALIAGLKLAKELGVRNLRAFSDSQLVVNQILGDFEAKEPTMQEYLRKVWDLTSTLSSFHIQHIARSENLGADQLSKLASSRMSELPKAAALEYLQRPSTEDPEPAFCIEVEPSWVDELISYLRDEVLPSDEREAHRVRRLAARYILYEGKLYRRSFTSPLLRCLRPTEADYAMREVHEGIC from the coding sequence ATGCGCTTCGAGTTCCCCGCTTCTAACAACGCGGCGGAGTACGAAGCACTCATCGCTGGGCTCAAGTTGGCCAAGGAACTAGGAGTAAGGAACCTAAGGGCCTTCAGCGATTCCCAGTTGGTCGTGAACCAAATCTTGGGTGACTTCGAGGCCAAAGAGCCCACGATGCAGGAGTATCTTCGGAAAGTGTGGGATCTCACTTCGACTCTGAGCTCCTTCCACATCCAACACATTGCCAGGTCGGAAAATCTCGGAGCAGATCaactatcaaagctggcgtcctctcgcatgagcgagcttcccaaagcaGCAGCGCTGGAGTACCTCCAAAGACCCAGCACGGAGGATCCCGAGCCAGCCTTTTGCATTGAAGTTGAGCCGAGCTGGGTGGACGAGCTCATTAGCTACTTGAGGGATGAGGTCCTCCCCAGTGATGAACGCGAGGCTCACCGAGTCAGGCGCCTGGCCGCTCGGTACATATTATACGAAGGCAAGCTTTATCGGAGGTCTtttacctctcccctcctcaggtgCCTCCGCCCGACAGAGGCGGATTACGCAATGCGTGAAGTCCACGAGGGAATTTGTTGA